In Cotesia glomerata isolate CgM1 linkage group LG3, MPM_Cglom_v2.3, whole genome shotgun sequence, one genomic interval encodes:
- the LOC123261675 gene encoding aldehyde dehydrogenase family 1 member A3-like, whose amino-acid sequence MASPNVEIKYTKLFINNEFVDSLSGKKFASINPVDETVVAEVAEGDKADVDKAVAAAKKAFARGSEWRSLQPAQRSALLNKLADLVERHVKEIASIMTLENGKPFTHAMIETYGAAGVLRYYAGWCDKIHGQTIPTDDGSLVMTRKEPVGVSGQITPWNYPIILLAFKWGPALAAGCTIVLKPAEQTPLCNLYIAALTKEAGFPPGVVNVIPGFGPTAGAALAEHPDVAKIAFTGSVEVGKLIMKASGNSNLKRVTLELGGKSPLVIFDDVNMDEAVKKAHEAIFKNSGQICFAASRTYVHSKIYDEFVEKSKDLALKRKVGNPFDPATEQGPQVEKEIFDRALRFIEIGKKEGAKLVTGGERVGNKGFFIQPTIFADVTDEMTIAREEIFGPVQSILKFESLEDVIKRANDTNYGLGAGVLTNDINKAIKFAQAVDSGNVWVNHYGAITPSAPFGGYKQSGIGRELGAEGLDNYLETKTISIKLSSEY is encoded by the exons ATGGCGAGTCCCAACGTGGAAATAAAGTACactaaattgtttataaataatgagtTTGTGGATTCGTTGAGTGGGAAGAAATTCGCGAGCATCAACCCGGTGGATGAGACGGTGGTCGCGGAAGTCGCGGAAGGAGACAAG GCGGATGTTGACAAAGCGGTAGCAGCGGCGAAGAAAGCGTTCGCTCGCGGATCTGAATGGCGGAGCCTTCAACCCGCGCAAAGATCCGCGCTTCTGAACAAG CTCGCGGATTTGGTGGAGCGTCATGTCAAGGAAATCGCGAGTATCATGACGCTGGAGAACGGAAAGCCTTTTACTCATGCAATGATTGAAACTTATGGCGCTGCGGGAGTTCTTCGGTACTACGCGGGATGGTGTGACAAGATCCACGGCCAAACAATTCCAACAGACGATGGAAGCTTGGTGATGACCAGGAAGGAGCCAGTGGGAGTCTCGGGGCAAATTACGCCTTGGAATTATCCGATTATTCTACTTGCATTCAAATGGGGACCTGCTTTGGCTGCGGGTTGTACGATCGTTCTTAAACCAGCAGAACAGACTCCGCTGTGTAATTTGTACATCGCTGCGCTGACTAAAGAAGCTGGGTTTCCTCCAGGAGTTGTCAATGTTATTCCTGGGTTTGGTCCCACCGCGGGAGCTGCTCTTGCTGAACATCCTGATGTCGCAAAAATTGCCTTCACTGGATCTGTTGAA GTTGGGAAATTGATAATGAAGGCTTCGGGAAATAGTAATTTGAAGCGCGTGACTTTGGAACTTGGCGGGAAGAGTCCTTTGGTTATTTTTGATGATGTTAATA TGGACGAAGCGGTAAAAAAAGCCCACGAAGCAATCTTCAAAAACAGTGGCCAAATTTGTTTCGCTGCATCCCGAACTTATGTTCACTCAAAAATCTACGAtgaatttgttgaaaaatccAAAGACTTGGCATTGAAAAGAAAAGTAGGGAATCCCTTTGATCCGGCTACAGAGCAAGGACCTCAAGtagaaaaagaaatatttgacCGAGCGCTCAGGTTTATTGAAATAGGAAAAAAAGAAGGTGCGAAATTGGTCACCGGCGGCGAGCGCGTAGGAAATAAAGGATTCTTTATTCAACCGACGATTTTCGCGGATGTGACTGATGAAATGACGATCGCCAGAGAAGAAATCTTCGGTCCCGTTCAGTCGATTCTCAAATTTGAGAGCCTGGAAGACGTTATCAAACGCGCGAATGACACGAATTATGGTCTTGGGGCCGGTGTTTTAACCAATGACATCAACAAGGCTATCAAGTTTGCTCAAGCCGTAGACTCTGGTAATGTTTGGGTCAATCACTATGGCGCTATTACTCCTTCAGCTCCTTTTGGAGGCTACAAACAGTCCGGAATTGGTCGAGAATT aggcgCAGAAGGCTTGGACAATTACTTAGAAACTAAaacaatttcaataaaactttCCAGCGAATATTAA
- the LOC123261677 gene encoding retinal dehydrogenase 1-like, translating into MTSKIKIKYTQLFINNEFIDSESGKKFPVINPATEEEIVQVSEGLKEDIDKAVKAAKEAFARGSEWRNLQPTQRAGLLNKLADLMERDAQQIGHIQTLENGKPFAHSAGETHMAAGVLRYYAGWCDKIHGQTIPTDDGSLVMTRKEPMGVAGQITPWNYPVMLFALKLGPALATGCTLVLKPAEQTPLCNLYIAALTKEAGFPAGVVNVVPGFGPTAGAALAEHPDVAKVAFTGSVAVGKSIMKASGSSNLKRVTLELGGKSPLIIFDDVDVDEAVKLAHDAIFNFSGQICIAAARTYVHSKIYDEFVEKSKKLAVKRILGDPFDPKTEQGPQVEKDMFEKVMGYIKTGDVEGATLVAGGKRHGNCGYFIQPTIFADVTDEMTIAKEEIFGPVQAILKFDKIEDVIERANKTTYGLGAGVLTKDINKALKFAQEIESGTVWVNQYASLMPQTPFGGFKQSGIGRELGAESLDYYLETKTISIKLASV; encoded by the exons atgacgagtaaaattaaaattaaatatactcaattgtttataaacaacGAATTTATTGACTCAGAAAGTGGGAAGAAATTCCCGGTGATAAATCCTGCTACTGAAGAAGAAATAGTACAAGTTTCCGAAGGACTCAAa GAAGATATTGATAAGGCAGTGAAGGCCGCGAAGGAAGCATTCGCACGAGGATCTGAATGGAGAAACCTACAACCTACGCAAAGAGCCGGACTTTTGAACaaa CTCGCCGATTTGATGGAACGTGACGCGCAGCAGATAGGTCACATCCAGACTCTGGAAAACGGAAAACCTTTCGCGCATTCCGCTGGTGAAACTCACATGGCCGCGGGAGTTCTCCGCTACTACGCAGGGTGGTGTGACAAGATCCACGGACAGACAATTCCAACGGACGATGGAAGCTTGGTGATGACCAGGAAGGAGCCAATGGGAGTCGCGGGGCAAATTACTCCCTGGAATTATCCAGTTATGCTTTTTGCATTAAAACTAGGACCCGCTTTGGCTACAGGCTGCACTTTGGTTCTTAAACCAGCGGAACAGACTCCGCTGTGTAATTTGTACATCGCTGCGCTGACTAAAGAAGCTGGGTTTCCTGCAGGAGTTGTCAATGTTGTTCCTGGGTTTGGTCCCACCGCCGGAGCCGCTCTTGCTGAACATCCTGATGTCGCAAAAGTTGCCTTCACTGGATCTGTTgcg GTTGGAAAGTCAATTATGAAAGCTTCAGGTAGCAGCAATTTAAAGCGAGTGACTTTAGAACTCGGTGGGAAAAGTcctttgattatttttgatgaCGTAGatg ttgACGAAGCAGTAAAATTAGCTCACGACGCGATTTTCAACTTTTCCGGTCAAATTTGCATCGCTGCGGCTAGAACTTATGTTCATTCCAAAATTTACGACGAATTTgtcgaaaaatcaaaaaaattggcgGTAAAGCGCATTCTTGGCGACCCATTTGACCCCAAAACTGAACAAGGGCCTCAAGTTGAGAAGGATATgtttgaaaaagttatgggATATATCAAAACTGGGGACGTTGAAGGCGCGACTTTGGTTGCTGGAGGAAAACGTCATGGAAATTGCGgatattttattcaa cCAACAATTTTCGCGGATGTGACTGATGAAATGACGATCGCAAAAGAAGAAATCTTCGGGCCCGTCCAAGCGATTCTCAAGTTCGACAAAATAGAGGACGTGATAGAGCGCGCGAATAAAACAACTTACGGACTGGGAGCCGGTGTTTTAACCAAAGACATCAACAAAGCGCTTAAATTTGCCCAGGAAATAGAATCGGGAACCGTCTGGGTTAATCAATATGCCTCTTTGATGCCGCAAACTCCTTTCGGAGGATTTAAACAGTCGGGAATTGGTCGGGAACT TGGCGCAGAGTCCTTGGATTACTATTTGGAAACTAAGACTATTTCAATTAAACTCGCAtctgtttaa
- the LOC123261678 gene encoding retinal dehydrogenase 1-like has protein sequence MLGAKVSIKYTKLFINNEFVDSVSGKKFASINPVDETVVAEVAEARMADIDKAVAAAKKAFARGSEWRSLQPAQRSALLNKLADLVERHVQEIASIMTLENGKPFAHAVGETQMAADTFRYYAGWCDKIQGQTIPTDDGSLVMTRKEPVGVAGQITPWNFPVLLYAIKLGPALAAGCPVVLKPAEQTPLCNLYLAALTKEAGFPPGVVNVVPGFGPTAGAALAEHPDVAKISFTGSVEVGKLIMKASGNSNLKRVTLELGGKSPLVIFDDVNVDKAAKIAHEAIFANSGQVCIAASRTYVHSKIYNEFVEKSRELALKRKVGDPFDAATEQGPQVEKDIFDRVVTYIEIGKKEGASLVTGGERIGNKGYFIQPTIFANVTDDMTIAKDEIFGPVQSILKFDTLEEVIERANKTTYGLAAGVLTNDITKAVKFAQAIESGSVWVNHYAATTLQAPFGGYKQSGIGRELGPEALDNYLETKTISIKL, from the exons atGCTTGGTGCAAAGGTGTCAATAAAGTACactaaattattcataaataatgaGTTTGTGGATTCGGTGAGTGGGAAGAAATTCGCGAGCATCAACCCGGTGGATGAGACGGTGGTCGCGGAAGTCGCGGAAGCACGAATG GCGGATATCGACAAAGCGGTAGCAGCGGCGAAGAAAGCGTTCGCTCGCGGATCTGAATGGCGGAGCCTCCAACCCGCGCAAAGATCCGCGCTTCTGAACAAG CTCGCGGATTTGGTGGAGCGTCATGTCCAGGAAATCGCGAGTATCATGACGCTGGAGAACGGAAAGCCTTTTGCTCATGCAGTGGGTGAAACTCAAATGGCTGCGGACACTTTCCGGTACTACGCAGGGTGGTGCGACAAGATCCAAGGCCAAACTATTCCAACAGACGATGGAAGCTTGGTGATGACCAGGAAGGAGCCAGTGGGAGTCGCGGGGCAAATTACTCCCTGGAATTTTCCGGTTTTGCTCTATGCAATTAAATTGGGACCCGCTTTGGCTGCTGGGTGTCCAGTGGTTCTTAAACCAGCAGAACAGACTCCGCTATGTAATTTGTACCTCGCTGCGCTGACTAAAGAAGCTGGGTTTCCTCCAGGAGTTGTCAATGTTGTTCCTGGGTTTGGGCCCACTGCGGGAGCCGCTCTTGCTGAACATCCTGATGTCGCTAAAATTTCTTTCACTGGATCTGTTGAG GTTGGGAAATTGATAATGAAGGCTTCGGGAAATAGTAATTTGAAGCGCGTGACTTTGGAACTTGGCGGGAAGAGTCCTTTGGTTATTTTTGATGATGTTAATG TGGATAAAGCGGCAAAAATAGCTCACGAAGCCATTTTCGCCAACTCCGGTCAAGTTTGTATCGCAGCATCCCGAACTTACGTACACTCAAAAATTTACAACGAGTTTGTTGAAAAATCCCGAGAATTGGCATTGAAAAGAAAAGTAGGAGATCCTTTTGATGCAGCTACAGAGCAAGGACCTCAAGTAGAAAAAGATATCTTCGACCGAGTTGTAACTTACATCGAAATTGGGAAGAAAGAAGGCGCTAGTTTAGTCACAGGTGGCGAGCGAATAGGAAACAAAGGATACTTCATTCAA cCAACAATTTTTGCGAATGTGACTGATGACATGACAATCGCCAAAGACGAAATCTTCGGCCCAGTTCAGTCAATTCTCAAGTTCGACACTTTGGAAGAAGTTATTGAGCGCGCAAACAAAACTACTTACGGTCTTGCTGCTGGTGTTTTGACCAATGACATCACCAAAGCTGTCAAATTCGCTCAAGCCATTGAATCTGGAAGCGTCTGGGTTAATCATTACGCTGCTACTACTCTTCAAGCTCCTTTTGGAGGATATAAACAATCTGGAATTGGCCGTGAACt TGGTCCAGAGGCTTTGGATAATTATTTGGAGACAAAAACTATTTCTATCAAGCTTTAA